One segment of Sphaerodactylus townsendi isolate TG3544 linkage group LG17, MPM_Stown_v2.3, whole genome shotgun sequence DNA contains the following:
- the ALDH1A2 gene encoding LOW QUALITY PROTEIN: retinal dehydrogenase 2 (The sequence of the model RefSeq protein was modified relative to this genomic sequence to represent the inferred CDS: substituted 2 bases at 2 genomic stop codons), whose amino-acid sequence MDASERGRFLDRLADLVERDRTLLATMESLNTGKPFLQAFYVDLQGVIKTLRYYAGWADKIHGTTIPVDGDYFTFTRHEPVGVCGQIIPWNFPLLMFAWKIAPALCCGNTVVIKPAEQTPLTALYMGALIKEAGFPPGVVNILPGFGPTAGAAIASHSGIDKIAFTGSTEVGKLIQEAAGRSNLKRVTLELGGKSPNIIFADADLDYAVEQAHQGVFFNQGQCCTAGSRIYVEESIYEEFVRRSVERAKRRAVGSPFDPATEQGPQIDKKQYNKILELIQSGIAEGAQLECGGKGLGHKGFFIEPTATXPPTRIAKEEIFGPVQEILRFKTMDEVIERANNSDFGLVVSXSHQSTLNKALTVSAAMQAGTVWINCYNALNAQSPFGGFKMSGNGREMGECGLLEYSEVKTVTIKIPQKNS is encoded by the exons ATGGATGCCTCGGAAAGGGGCCGCTTTTTGGACCGACTGGCGGACCTGGTGGAGAGAGACCGGACCCTGCTGGCG ACCATGGAGTCGCTGAATACTGGGAAGCCCTTCCTCCAGGCTTTCTACGTGGACCTCCAAGGCGTCATCAAGACCCTGCGGTACTATGCTGGTTGGGCAGACAAGATCCACGGGACCACCATCCCTGTGG ATGGGGACTATTTCACCTTCACCAGACACGAGCCAGTCGGGGTGTGTGGACAGATCATCCCG TGGAACTTCCCGCTCCTGATGTTCGCCTGGAAGATCGCCCCGGCTCTCTGCTGCGGCAACACCGTGGTCATCAAGCCGGCGGAACAGACGCCGCTCACGGCGCTCTACATGGGCGCCCTCATCAAGGAG GCTGGGTTCCCACCGGGCGTGGTCAACATTTTGCCGGGGTTTGGGCCGACTGCAGGCGCTGCGATTGCTTCTCACTCGGGCATAGACAAGATTGCGTTCACCGGATCCACAGAG gtTGGGAAGCTGATCCAAGAAGCAGCAGGAAGGAGCAACTTGAAGAGGGTGACTCTGGAGCTGGGGGGGAAGAGCCCCAACATCATCTTTGCCGACGCAGACC TGGACTACGCCGTGGAGCAGGCCCACCAGGGGGTGTTCTTCAACCAGGGGCAGTGCTGCACCGCCGGCTCACGGATCTACGTGGAAGAGTCCATCTACGAGGAGTTTGTCCGGAGGAGCGTCGAGCGGGCCAAGAGGAGAGCCGTCGGGAGCCCTTTTGACCCAGCCACGGAGCAAGGGCCGCAG ATCGATAAGAAGCAATACAACAAGATCCTGGAGTTGATCCAGAGCGGCATCGCCGAAGGGGCCCAGCTGGAGTGTGGCGGCAAAGGGTTGGGCCACAAAGGGTTCTTCATCGAGCCCACCGCAACGTGACCACCTACGCGCATTGCTAAAGAAGAG ATCTTTGGGCCTGTCCAAGAAATTCTGCGGTTCAAGACCATGGATGAAGTGATCGAGAGGGCAAACAATTCTGACTTTGGACTGGTAGTCAGCTAGTCTCACCAATCCACTCTCAACAAGGCCCTGACTGTCTCCGCAGCAATGCAAGCTGGGACTGTCTG GATCAATTGCTACAATGCCTTAAATGCCCAGAGTCCTTTCGGCGGGTTCAAGATGTCTGGCAACGGGAGAGAAAT GGGCGAGTGCGGACTGCTGGAATATTCCGAAGTGAAGACGGTGACGATAAAGATCCCTCAAAAGAACTCGTAA